The Henckelia pumila isolate YLH828 unplaced genomic scaffold, ASM3356847v2 CTG_461:::fragment_3, whole genome shotgun sequence genome window below encodes:
- the LOC140871562 gene encoding uncharacterized protein, protein MPRSSRHKSHKQSKHSSKDYPDSEEDVRTKDKGSRDENLGKVSRDSATGEKRKTLFQAREGREGKDPNVYTNGEASEEYFSSNRRKEKTVIRDGGDRWNGGGEETGYSDRIVEKEKIKGDNAKSESKLKEVSNKGESSRMEWKNDNKDKKYESVSAGEMESSAVVVENEDGRSKGESKRKSEKDYSGQKEGKEYKGKDRRAEKEKEKDLGQLSKRGDGKTDLVDMDVAKKELQSGDLVVERKVKRARENSDFPVKVELQNPELEKEVDKRIRRRGESSSDNRGKHHDDFKEGDERGLPSRSDHGQDVKYKDDKPKDRIYVDKYHEDDHKNDGQRDEKYHEEMKYDNKQRDVKHKEDVGKDAKRREDRHHGDGDRDNRHKNEKHREDGEKDTKGKDDKYRDSADRRRDYRHREDSERESRRVDDRCCDDGEKNGRHSDIRHYENGDRDDRHRENNYREDSRRDNITKEEKHREDFESESRYKDRKQTDDFDRQKRQRVAKYSEELATRDCSGDKSDRRHSDDGVYAADHHSKHSSTHYDSPMHDDGTVRYRDEQGRRRTTGKQDNHDVRSRSTTDQRFNSEKRSGSEAQMDSVPDRGRSTSRNADIEVSLSHGRRCRSPSSSTFASKDNYRLTKQDEYKQRDYSDEERLRQNMTSGTDHATGGSEKTSSCSLEKHGQKEDGYLKESSTERRLKSDIRSSPLKRPDKSPYSNTDRRQFNRSDVRRNIDIVEMTQRSSGSRDMKDHTGKEVRERREFAMDMLPRDEHSQADVDTLSMSSSFTRNNHLSGSSKSFPPLPPLRTGLDSPLMSSSIEDDSRFKSNSRHRRSSGDPNLARIQGNPWRGVPSWPSTVPNGFMSFPHPPPPVSFHSVVQPFPAPTMFGIRPPVDSNHHAPYHISNNDRFSGPVRPMGWHNPVDDSCNPFHSWGASNAVFRDEAHSYGGPGWDHSRSLPGGRGWDTTGDLWKGPSNTVCLEMQSYDKENDFSLNVDEALAGQSIQPTQNERIFPEEQAATNDVNQSTHESEIDCADAAINNLEDTSNLAKISKKDDVPFCLAYLSKLDISADLTEPDLFNQCREVIDMDHCIISDIDDLKILFIEEAIEAKVAPHQILRFSLSETVDESIFQKAISLYESQKGSFDKVKNGEKFSNSNLPFTNPDTSSDAEVHTVSAHQNLDQPPANTMVKSAEPVSTKEHEASELPLKDQIIGERPLSVESIEGFHAPFPAEVKNDNNIEDGKSGVTGYGTRLNSDVCSEALAPELVVRESIILSRIHHSPESTH, encoded by the exons ATGCCCAGGAGTTCGAGGCACAAATCACATAAGCAGAGCAAACACAGTTCAAAGGATTATCCAGACTCTGAAGAGGATGTAAGGACGAAGGATAAAGGTAGCAGGGATGAGAATTTGGGGAAGGTTTCACGCGATTCAGCTACCGGTGAGAAACGCAAAACTTTATTCCAGGCACGAGAAGGCAGGGAAGGTAAAGATCCGAATGTTTATACGAATGGCGAGGCCTCGGAGGAATACTTTTCATCAAACCGGCGGAAAGAGAAAACCGTCATCCGCGATGGTGGAGACAGGTGGAATGGAGGTGGAGAAGAAACAGGCTATAGTGACAGGATCGTGGAGAAGGAGAAAATCAAAGGGGACAACGCCAAAAGCGAGTCTAAATTGAAGGAAGTCAGCAATAAAGGGGAAAGTTCGAGAATGGAGTGGAAGAATGATAATAAGGATAAAAAGTATGAAAGTGTAAGTGCTGGAGAGATGGAGAGTTCAGCTGTTGTGGTGGAAAACGAGGACGGCAGGAGTAAAGGAGAGTCTAAGAGGAAGTCTGAGAAGGATTATTCCGGTCAGAAAGAAGGGAAGGAATACAAGGGCAAGGATCGCAGGGCAGAAAAGGAGAAGGAGAAGGATTTAGGCCAGCTTAGTAAGCGCGGGGATGGTAAGACAGATTTAGTGGATATGGATGTTGCCAAGAAGGAATTACAGTCGGGGGATCTTGTTGTGGAGAGAAAGGTTAAACGAGCTCGAGAAAACTCAG ATTTTCCTGTAAAAGTGGAGTTACAAAATCCTGAGTTAGAGAAGGAAGTTGATAAAAGGATACGTAGGAGAGGAGAATCCTCCAGTGACAACAGAGGTAAGCATCATGATGATTTTAAAGAAGGTGATGAAAGAGGATTGCCCTCAAGAAGTGACCATGGCCAGGATGTCAAATACAAAGATGATAAGCCCAAGGATAGAATTTATGTAGATAAATATCACGAAGATGACCACAAAAATGATGGGCAAAGGGATGAGAAGTACCATGAAGAAATGAAGTACGATAATAAGCAACGGGATGTCAAGCATAAAGAAGATGTTGGGAAAGATGCCAAGCGTAGAGAAGATAGACACCATGGAGATGGGGATAGAGATAATAGACATAAAAACGAAAAGCATCGTGAAGATGGAGAGAAAGATACCAAGGGGAAGGATGATAAATATCGGGACAGTGCTGATCGACGCAGGGATTATAGGCATCGTGAAGACAGTGAAAGGGAAAGCAGACGCGTGGATGATAGATGTTGTGATGATGGGGAAAAAAATGGTCGACATAGTGATATCAGGCATTACGAAAATGGGGATAGAGATGATAGACACCGGGAAAATAATTATAGAGAAGATAGCCGTAGAGATAATATTACCAAGGAGGAAAAGCATCGAGAAGATTTTGAAAGTGAGAGTCGATATAAGGATAGGAAGCAGACGGATGATTTTGATAGACAAAAGAGACAAAGAGTAGCAAAGTACAGTGAAGAACTTGCCACGAGGGACTGTTCTGGCGACAAATCTGACCGCAGGCATTCAGATGATGGTGTTTATGCTGCTGATCATCATTCTAAACATTCAAGCACACATTATGATAGTCCAATGCATGATGATGGAACAGTTAGGTATAGAGATGAACAAGGTAGGAGAAGAACTACTGGAAAACAGGATAATCATGATGTTAGGTCCCGAAGTACCACAGATCAAAGATTTAATTCAGAAAAGAGAAGTGGAAGCGAAGCACAAATGGACTCAGTACCTGACAGAGGGCGATCTACATCAAGGAATGCTGACATTGAAGTTAGTCTAAGCCATGGCAGACGGTGTAGGTCACCCAGCTCAAGCACTTTTGCTTCAAAGGATAACTATAG GCTCACTAAACAGGATGAATACAAGCAAAGGGATTATAGTGATGAAGAAAGACTTCGACAAAATATGACTTCTGGTACTGATCATGCTACGGGAGGATCTGAAAAGACCTCATCTTGTTCACTGGAGAAACATGGTCAGAAAGAAGATGGTTATTTGAAAGAGTCGTCTACTGAAAGACGTTTGAAATCAGACATTCGTTCATCACCATTGAAACGACCGGATAAGTCTCCATACTCAAATACTGATAGGAGGCAGTTTAATAGGTCTGATGTAAGACGAAATATAGATATTGTAGAAATGACGCAGAGGAGTAGTGGGTCTCGAGATATGAAGGACCACACTGGGAAGGAAGTTCGGGAACGTCGTGAGTTCGCCATGGACATGCTTCCTAGAGATGAACATTCGCAAGCTGATGTGGATACTCTATCAATGTCTTCCTCTTTTACACGAAATAACCATTTATCTGGAAGTTCTAAGTCGTTTCCACCTCTTCCTCCCCTGAGAACAGGGTTGGatagccctttgatgtcaagCTCGATTGAAGATGACAGTAGATTTAAGTCGAACAGCCGTCATAGGAGGAGCAGTGGCGATCCTAATCTGGCAAGAATTCAAGGAAATCCTTGGAGAGGCGTGCCAAGCTGGCCGTCTACTGTTCCAAATGGTTTCATGTCTTTCCCACATCCTCCGCCCCCTGTCAGTTTTCATTCAGTAGTGCAGCCATTTCCAGCtccaacaatgtttggcatcagACCACCCGTGGATTCGAACCATCATGCTCCTTATCACATTTCCAACAATGACAGATTTTCAGGTCCTGTTCGCCCAATGGGCTGGCACAATCCTGTTGATGATTCATGTAATCCATTCCATTCTTGGGGTGCAAGTAATGCTGTCTTTCGGGATGAGGCTCACAGTTACGGTGGGCCAGGGTGGGACCATTCTAGAAGCCTGCCTGGTGGTCGTGGCTGGGATACAACTGGAGATTTGTGGAAGGGGCCAAGTAATACTGTGTGCTTGGAGATGCAATCATATGACAAAGAGAATGACTTTTCACTGAATGTGGATGAAGCATTGGCTGGTCAATCTATTCAACCAACTCAGAATGAACGAATATTTCCTGAGGAGCAGGCAGCAACCAATGATGTTAACCAATCCACTCATGAATCCGAAATTGATTGTGCCGATGCTGCCATAAATAACCTCGAGGATACTAGTAATTTAGCTAAAATCTCGAAGAAGGATGATGTACCTTTTTGCCTGGCTTACCTTTCCAAGCTTGATATTTCTGCAGATCTTACTGAACCTGATttattcaatcagtgcagagaGGTTATTGATATGGACCATTGCATAATTTCTGATATAgatgatttaaaaatattattcatcGAG GAGGCCATAGAAGCTAAAGTAGCACCTCACCAAATTTTAAGATTTTCCCTATCTGAAACTGTGGATGAATCTATTTTCCAG AAAGCAATATCCCTTTATGAGAGCCAAAAAGGTAGCTTTGACAAAGTTAAAAACGGGGAgaaattttcaaattccaaCCTGCCTTTTACCAATCCAGATACTTCATCAGATGCTGAAGTTCATACTGTATCTGCCCATCAAAATCTTGATCAACCACCGGCCAACACAATGGTAAAATCTGCAGAGCCAGTTTCTACCAAAGAACATGAAGCATCAGAATTACCACTGAAGGATCAGATCATTGGGGAGAGACCTTTGTCTGTGGAAAGCATCGAAGGGTTCCATGCTCCTTTTCCAGCTGAGGTGAAAAATGATAACAACATTGAGGACGGAAAGTCAGGCGTTACTGGTTATGGTACTCGTCTAAATTCTGATGTGTGTTCAGAGGCGCTGGCGCCCGAGTTGGTTGTGCGTGAGTCAATAATTTTAAGTCGGATACATCATTCTCCTGAAAGTACACATTGA
- the LOC140871928 gene encoding uncharacterized protein, producing the protein MRSPNLKHCRLLLVEALAEQKGFYLYLNCQSFALSLDSRSCVFLIKVGLQIIQFKDLGPQEFKGGADPLVAEEWVQSVETIFDYMQLTDADRVRTRLAREFLELRQRSMSIAKYVKKFERGRYFVPMISSNAAEELKYFTEGLNSTIRRDVRLSGAQTYRAAVDEAMLSEKDGNDIIKESQAKRISYQGREQQGSSQKRPYQAPAQRRPQQQQRQNPNQARPQGQNQPNANAPRPANAPICQKCGKSHSGQCMLGTNTCFLCKRLGHFAKDCPQSKEPVKGRVFAMTHDQVDPNSAIVSGMIRIADLPAFVLIDTGAMHSFMSVSFMMKLRVLPDESILEFCVSLPSGEELKSSSVVRNCKVQMQSLVLCADFIVLKMVDFDAIFGMDWLTRHEAIIDYKWKTVSVIYQNGKSLVQRRKLGEVEVVKDFSEVFPDDVAGLPPVREVEFGIELLPETKPASKAPIDDLFDQLQGAEVFSKIDLRSGYHQLKVKDANVQKTAFRTRYGHYEFLDNKVIAYASRQLKVHERNYPTHDLELAAVVFALKLWRHYLYGERFQQKLIAEIERMRLEVFEPMEVCTLAALTVVPSLLERICAGQASDEQLTLWRNRYEAKGGTLYTVKDEIVHHRGRMWVRVVDALRVEVMIEAHTVPYSIHSGNMKMYKDLQSLYWCPGMKNDVVKFVNECLTCQQVKIEHQRPAGLLKPLPIPTWKWEDVTMDFMVGLIVSTRRMNSIWVIVDRLTKSAHFIPVRNIFSMNQYAELYIREIVRLHGVQVRIVSDRDPKFTSNFWGSLHRRLGTKLAFSTAFHPQTDGVTMERYYEIRKKGKLRPRYIGPFEILEKVGARAYRVALPPNLEGVHNLFNISMLRKYVANPYYVIRHEPVDWTPDLSYEEMLVQILDRQVRRLRNREIPMVKVLWRNQLVEEATWETEQDMRARYPELCVLESVRGVVGDSGEVNYEMGSGQPSASMPCPRKTYQMKLRNTNLEDEQSIEHGSPELGDVRLKVQQQ; encoded by the exons ATGAGAAGCCCAAATCTTAAACATTGTCGTCTTCTTCTCGTGGAAGCACTGGCAGAACAGAAGGGTTTCTATTTATATCTCAATTGTCAATCTTTTGCTCTTTCTCTTGACTCTCGTTCTTGTGTTTTTCTCATAAAAGTAGGTCTTCAGATTATTCAG TTTAAGGATCTAGGGCCACAGGAGTTCAAAGGAGGGGCTGATCCCCTTGTAGCCGAGGAATGGGTGCAGTCAGTGGAGACTATTTTTGACTACATGCAGCTCACTGATGCAGACCGTGTGAG GACTAGACTTGCTAGAGAATTTCTGGAGCTCCGCCAAAGGAGCATGTCCATTGCCAAATATGTGAAGAAGTTTGAGAGAGGGAGgtactttgtgcccatgatttcgAGCAATGCTGCAGAGGAGTTGAAGTATTTCACAGAGGGACTGAATTCCACTATTCGACGAGATGTCAGGTTGAGTGGGGCACAAACGTACCGAGCAGCAGTGGATGAGGCTATGTTGTCAGAAAAAGATGGGAATGATATTATCAAAGAATCGCAAGCGAAGAGGATTAGTTACCAAGGGAGAGAGCAGCAAGGGTCTAGTCAGAAGAGGCCGTATCAAGCTCCAGCTCAAAGGAGACCGCAACAGCAGCAGCGCCAAAACCCCAATCAGGCGCGACCTCAGGGACAGAATCAACCGAACGCCAACGCTCCAAGGCCGGCAAATGCACCTATCTGTCAGAAGTGTGGGAAGTCACACTCCGGTCAATGCATGCTTGGGACCAATACTTGTTTTCTTTGCAAGAGGCTAGGGCATTTTGCCAAAGACTGCCCGCAGTCAAAGGAGCCTGTCAAGGGAAGAGTGTTTGCTATGACTCATGATCAGGTTGACCCAAATTCTGCAATTGTCTCAGGTATGATTCGTATTGCTGATTTACCTGCATTCGTGTTGATAGATACAGGAGCTATGCACTCTTTTATGTCTGTTAGTTTTATGATGAAATTGAGGGTCTTGCCGGATGAATCTATTTTGGAATTTTGTGTGTCATTACCCTCAGGAGAAGAACTGAAAAGTAGTAGTGTGGTAAGAAATTGCAAGGTTCAGATGCAGAGTCTAGTTTTGTGTgcagattttattgttttgaaaatGGTGGATTTTGATGCAATTTTTGGGATGGACTGGTTGACTCGGCATGAGGCTATTATTGACTACAAATGGAAAACTGTCTCTGTGATATATCAGAACGGGAAATCGTTG GTACAGCGACGGAAACTTGGGGAAGTGGAGGTAGTGAAAGATTTTTCGGAAGTCTTTCCCGATGATGTTGCGGGATTGCCTCCAGTCAGGGAAGTCGAATTTGGGATAGAATTGTTGCCTGAAACTAAGCCAgcttctaaggcacc aatagatgacttgttcgaccAATTGCAAGGGGCAGAGGTGTTCTCAAAAATCGATCTACGATCAGGTTACCATCAACTGAAGGTAAAAGATGCAAATGTGCAGAAGACAGCATTCAGGACTCgctatggccactacgagttcttg GATAATAAAGTAATAGCATATGCATCTCGAcagctgaaggttcatgagAGAAACTACCcgactcatgatcttgaattggcggcggtggtttttgctttgaagcttTGGAGACACTACTTGTACGGCGAAAGAT TCCAGCAGAAATTGATTGCTGAAATTGAACGGATGAGGTTGGAGGTATTCGAACCAATGGAGGTATGCACTCTAGCAGCCTTAACAGTAGTACCTAGTTTGCTTGAAAGAATTTGTGCAGGCCAAGCTTCTGATGAACAGTTGACGTTGTGGAGGAACAGATATGAAGCTAAGGGTGGTACATTGTACACTGTCAAAGATGAAATTGTTCATCACCGAGGTAGAATGTGGGTGCGAGTAGTAGACGCACTGAGAGTTGAAGTGATGATTGAAGCCCATACTgttccgtattccattcattcaggaaatatgaaaatgtataaggatctgcAATCCTTATATTGGTGTCCAGGAATGAAGAATGATGTTGTTAAATTTGTGAATGAATGTTTGACTTGCCAGCAGGTGAAGATCGAGCATCAGAGACCGGCAGGACTCCTGAAACCATTGCCAATACCCACATGGAAGTGGGAAGATGTCACCATGGATTTCATGGTAGGATTGATAGTTTCAACGCGAAGGATGAACTCGATTTGGGTGATAGTTGACAGGTTAACTAAGTCAGCTCACTTTATTCCAGTCAGGAATATcttctcgatgaatcagtatgcagagctATACATTCGagaaattgtcagattgcatggagtacAAGTGAGGATAGTATCTGACAGAGACCCTAAATTCACTTCAAACTTTTGGGGAAGTTTACATAGAAGATTGGGAACGAAGCTAGCTTTCAGTACAGCTTTccaccctcagacagatg GTGTCACCATGGAAAGGTATTATGAGATTCGGAAAAAAGGTAAATTGAgaccaagatatataggaccttttGAGATCCTAGAAAAGGTTGGGGCTCGAGCTTACCGAGTGGCACTACCACCCAACTTGGAGGGTGTTCACAATCTCTTCAATATCTCCATGCTAAGGAAGTATGTGGCAAATCCCTATTATGTTATCCGCCATGAGCCAGTGGATTGGACGCCAGACTTATCCTACGAGGAGATGCTTGTTCAAATCTTAGACAGACAAGTTCGTAGGTTGAGAAACAGAGAGATTCCAATGGTGAAAGTCTTATGGCGCAACCAGTTGGTTGAGGAAGCTACCTGGGAAACCGAGCAGGATATGCGAGCACGATATCCTGAACT
- the LOC140871561 gene encoding uncharacterized protein, with amino-acid sequence MPRSSRHRSHKQSKHSSKDYPDSEEDVRTKDKGSKDENLGKDSRDSATGEKRKTLSQAREGREGKDPNVYTNGEASEEYFSSKRRKEKTAIGDGGDRWNGGGEERGYSDRIVEKEKIKGDKAKIESKLKDVNNKGESSRMEWKNDNNNKDKKYESVSAGEMESSAVVVEKEDSRSKGESKRKSERDYSCQKEGKEYKGKDRRAEKEKEKEKVKEKEKEKEKEKEKEKEKEKEKDLGQLSKCGDGKTDLVDMDVGKKKELQSGDLVVERKVKRARENSDFPVKVELQNPELEKEVDKRIRRRGESSSDRGKHHDDFKEGDERGLSSRSDHGQNVKYKDDKPNDRIYVDKYHEDDHKNDGQRDEKYHEEMKNDNKHRDVKHKEDVGKDAKRREDRHRGDGDRDNKHKDEKYREDGEKDTKGKDDKYRDSADRRRDYRHREDSERESRRVDDRCRDDGEKNGRHSDIRHYENGDRDDRHRENNYREDSRSDNITKEEKHGGDFERESQYKDSKQTDDFYREKRPRVAKYSEELAKRDCSGDKSDHKHSDDGAYAADHHSKHSSTHDDSPMPVDGAARYRDDQGRRRTTGKQDNHDVRSRSTKDQRFNSEKRSGSEARIDSVPDRGQSTSRNADNELYLSHGRRCRSPSSSSFASRDNYRLTKQDEYKRRDYSDEERLRHNMTSVTDYATGGSEKTSSWSLEKPGQKEDGHLKESSAERRLKSDIRSSPLRRSDKSPYSNTDRRQFNRSDVRRNIDIEEMTQRSIGFRDMKDHTGKEGRERREFAMDMLPRDEHSQADADTPSMPSSFIRNNHLSGSSKSFPPLPPLRTGVDSPLMSGSIQDDSRFKSNIRHRRSGGDPNLARIQGNPWRGMRSWPSTVPNGFMSFPHPPPPVSFHSVVQPFPAPTMFGIRPPVDSNHPAPYHISNNDRFSGPVRPMGWHNPVDDSCNPLHSWDASNAVFRDEARSYGEPGWDHSRSLPGGRGWDTTGDLWKGPSNTACLEMQSYDKENGFSLNMDEALAGQSIQLTQNEQIFPDEQAATNDVNQSTHESEIDCADAAINNLEDTSNLAKISKKDDVPFCLAYLSKLDISADLTEPDLFNQCREVIDMDQSIISDIDDLKILFIKEAIEAKVAPHQILRFSLSETVDESIFQKAISLYESQKGSFDKVKNGEKFSNANLPFSKPDTSSDAEVHTVSAHQNLDQPPANTMVNSEEPVSTKKHEASELPPNDQIIEDGPLSVESIKGFHAPFPAEVKNDDKIEDGKSVVTGYGTRLNSDVCSEALTPELVVCESIILSRIHHSPESTH; translated from the exons ATGCCCAGGAGTTCGAGGCACAGATCACATAAGCAGAGCAAACACAGTTCAAAGGATTATCCAGACTCTGAAGAGGATGTAAGGACGAAGGATAAAGGTAGCAAGGATGAGAATTTGGGGAAGGATTCTCGCGATTCAGCTACCGGTGAGAAACGCAAAACTTTATCCCAGGCACGAGAAGGCAGGGAAGGTAAAGATCCGAATGTTTATACGAATGGCGAGGCCTCGGAGGAATACTTTTCATCAAAACGGCGGAAAGAGAAAACTGCCATCGGCGATGGTGGAGACAGGTGGAATGGAGGTGGAGAAGAAAGAGGCTATAGTGACAGGATCGTGGAGAAGGAGAAAATCAAAGGGGACAAGGCCAAAATCGAGTCTAAATTGAAGGATGTCAACAATAAAGGGGAAAGTTCGAGAATGGAGTGGAagaatgataataataataaggatAAAAAGTATGAAAGTGTTAGTGCTGGAGAGATGGAGAGTTCAGCTGTTGTGGTGGAGAAAGAGGACAGCAGGAGTAAAGGAGAGTCTAAGAGGAAGTCTGAGAGGGATTATTCCTGTCAGAAAGAAGGGAAGGAATACAAGGGCAAGGATCGCAGGGCAGAAAAGGAGAAGGAGAAGGAGAAGGTGAAGGAGAAGGAGAAGGAGAAGGAGAAGGAGAAGGAGAAGGAGAAGGAGAAGGAGAAGGAGAAGGATTTAGGCCAGCTTAGTAAGTGCGGGGATGGTAAGACAGATTTAGTGGATATGGATGTTGGCAAGAAGAAGGAATTACAGTCTGGGGATCTTGTTGTGGAGAGAAAGGTTAAACGTGCTCGAGAAAACTCAG ATTTTCCTGTAAAAGTGGAGTTACAAAATCCTGAGTTAGAGAAGGAAGTTGATAAAAGGATTCGTAGGAGAGGAGAAAGCTCCAGTGACAGAGGTAAGCATCATGATGATTTTAAAGAAGGTGATGAAAGAGGATTGTCCTCAAGAAGTGACCATGGCCAGAATGTCAAGTACAAAGATGATAAGCCCAATGATAGAATTTATGTTGATAAATATCACGAAGATGACCACAAAAATGATGGGCAAAGGGATGAGAAGTACCATGAAGAAATGAAGAACGATAATAAGCATCGGGATGTCAAGCATAAAGAAGATGTTGGGAAAGATGCCAAGCGTAGAGAAGATAGACACCGTGGAGATGGTGATAGAGATAATAAACATAAAGACGAAAAGTATCGTGAAGATGGAGAGAAAGATACCAAGGGGAAGGATGATAAATATCGGGACAGTGCTGATCGACGAAGGGATTATAGGCATCGTGAAGACAGTGAAAGGGAAAGCAGACGCGTGGATGATCGATGTCGTGATGATGGGGAAAAAAATGGTCGACATAGTGATATTAGGCATTACGAAAATGGGGATAGAGATGATAGACACCGGGAAAATAATTATAGAGAAGATAGCCGTAGTGATAATATTACCAAGGAAGAAAAGCACGGAGGAGATTTTGAAAGAGAGAGTCAATATAAGGATAGTAAGCAGACGGATGATTTTTATAGAGAGAAGAGACCAAGGGTAGCAAAGTACAGTGAAGAACTTGCCAAAAGGGACTGTTCTGGCGACAAATCTGACCATAAGCATTCAGATGACGGTGCTTATGCTGCTGATCACCATTCTAAACATTCAAGCACACATGATGATAGTCCAATGCCTGTTGATGGAGCAGCTAGGTATAGAGATGATCAAGGTAGGAGAAGAACTACTGGAAAACAGGATAATCATGATGTTAGGTCCCGAAGTACCAAGGATCAAAGATTTAATTCAGAAAAGAGAAGTGGAAGTGAAGCACGAATAGACTCAGTACCTGACCGAGGGCAATCTACATCAAGGAATGCTGACAATGAACTTTATCTAAGCCATGGCAGACGGTGTAGGTCACCCAGCTCAAGCTCTTTTGCCTCAAGGGATAACTATAG GCTTACTAAGCAGGATGAATACAAGCGAAGGGATTATAGTGATGAAGAAAGACTTCGACACAATATGACTTCTGTTACAGATTATGCTACGGGAGGATCTGAAAAGACCTCATCTTGGTCACTGGAGAAACCAGGTCAGAAAGAAGATGGTCATTTGAAAGAGTCATCTGCTGAAAGACGTTTGAAATCAGACATTCGTTCATCACCATTGAGACGATCGGATAAGTCTCCATACTCAAATACTGATAGGAGGCAGTTTAATAGGTCTGATGTAAGACGAAATATTGATATTGAAGAAATGACGCAGAGGAGTATTGGGTTTCGAGATATGAAGGACCACACTGGGAAGGAAGGTAGGGAACGTCGTGAGTTCGCCATGGACATGCTTCCTAGAGATGAACATTCACAAGCTGATGCGGATACTCCATCCATGCCTTCCTCTTTTATACGAAATAACCATTTATCTGGAAGTTCTAAGTCGTTTCCACCTCTTCCTCCCCTGAGAACAGGGGTGGATAGCCCTTTGATGTCAGGCTCGATTCAAGATGACAGTAGGTTTAAGTCGAACATCCGTCATAGGAGGAGCGGCGGTGATCCTAATCTGGCAAGAATTCAAGGAAATCCTTGGAGAGGTATGCGAAGCTGGCCGTCTACTGTTCCAAATGGTTTCATGTCTTTCCCACATCCTCCGCCCCCTGTCAGTTTTCATTCAGTAGTGCAGCCATTTCCAGCtccaacaatgtttggcatcagACCACCCGTGGATTCGAACCATCCCGCTCCTTATCACATTTCCAACAATGACAGATTTTCAGGCCCTGTTCGCCCAATGGGATGGCACAATCCTGTTGATGATTCATGTAATCCATTGCATTCTTGGGATGCAAGTAATGCAGTCTTTCGGGATGAGGCTCGCAGTTACGGTGAGCCGGGGTGGGACCATTCTAGAAGCCTGCCTGGTGGTCGTGGCTGGGATACGACTGGAGATTTGTGGAAGGGGCCAAGTAATACTGCGTGCTTGGAGATGCAATCATATGACAAAGAGAATGGCTTTTCACTGAATATGGATGAAGCATTGGCTGGTCAATCTATTCAGCTGACTCAGAATGAACAaatatttcctgatgagcaggCAGCAACCAATGATGTTAACCAATCCACTCATGAATCCGAAATTGATTGTGCCGATGCTGCCATAAATAACCTCGAGGATACTAGTAATTTAGCTAAAATCTCGAAGAAGGATGATGTACCTTTTTGCCTGGCTTACCTTTCCAAGCTTGATATTTCTGCAGATCTTACTGAACCTGATttattcaatcagtgcagagaGGTTATTGATATGGACCAGAGCATAATTTCTGACATAgatgatttaaaaatattattcatcAAG GAGGCCATAGAAGCTAAAGTAGCACCTCACCAAATTTTAAGATTTTCTCTATCTGAAACTGTGGATGAATCTATTTTCCAG AAAGCAATATCCCTTTATGAGAGCCAAAAAGGTAGCTTTGACAAAGTTAAAAACGGGGAGAAATTTTCAAATGCCAACCTACCTTTTAGCAAGCCAGATACTTCATCAGATGCTGAAGTTCATACTGTATCTGCCCATCAAAATCTTGATCAACCACCGGCCAACACAATGGTAAATTCCGAAGAGCCAGTTTCTACCAAAAAACATGAAGCATCAGAATTACCACCAAACGATCAGATCATTGAGGATGGACCTTTGTCTGTGGAAAGCATCAAAGGGTTCCATGCTCCTTTCCCAGCTGAGGTGAAAAATGATGATAAAATTGAGGACGGAAAGTCTGTCGTTACTGGTTATGGTACTCGTCTAAATTCTGATGTGTGTTCAGAGGCGTTGACGCCAGAGTTGGTTGTGTGCGAGTCAATAATTTTAAGTCGGATACATCATTCTCCTGAAAGTACACATTGA